Below is a window of Myxococcales bacterium DNA.
CGAAATCCTGGGTCTTGTAGTTGATCAGCACGTCCGCGCCGAAGCCCTTCACGCGCTCGAGCTTCTCGTCACTGCCCGCGGTGGCGAGCACCCGAGCGCCCTGCGCGTGGGCGAGCTGTACGGCTGCAGAGCCGACGCCGCCTGCTGCGGCGTGAATCAAGACCGTGCCGCCCGCGGCCAGCTGACCGAGGGTGAAGAGCGCTTCTTGCGCGGTCAAGAAAGCTTCGGGGATCGCCGCGGCTTCCTCGAAAGAGAGGCGCTCCGGGATCGGAAGCGCCATGCGTTCGGGTACGACGACGCGCTCGGCGTAGCCGCCACCTGCCAGGAGCGCCATCACGCGGGTGCCGAGCGGTGGGCCGCTCACACCGGCACCATGAGCCGCCACGACGCCGGCGCACTCGAGCCCGAGGATCTCGCTCTCGCCATTCGGCGGCGGATACACTCCGCGTCGTTGCAGCAGATCCGCGCGATTGAGCGCGGTGGCGCGCACGTCGATGCTGAGCTGTCCTTCCCCCGGCACGGGTTCGGGAACGTCCCCGAGCTCCAGCACCTCGGGACCGCCAGGCTCCCCGAAGACCACGGCTTTCATGCCCCAGCTCTAGAGCGGATCCCGCTGCGATGGAACAAGCGTCGGCTTTCCCGCGGGGGCACCTGGTGGCAGGCTCGGGTCGTGCCCCTTCTAACCGAAGCCCCCCGGATGCGCCGGCTCCTGGTGCGAGTGGTGTTGGTCGTCGCGGCCCTCGCCGTGATCGCCACCTCTCAACCGCGCTGGTCGATGCTGCACCGGTCGGGGGGCGTGGTCACGCTGCCGGTGGGTCAGACTTCGGCCAGGCTCACGCTGGTCGCGGACTCGAGTCACCCTTTGGACGTGCGACTTCGCTTCACGCCGACGTTCAGCGAGCCCGCGGACAGCTCGACGCGGGTGCGTGTTCGGGCGGTTCCGCGCGGAATCAAGTGGCCGAAGCTCGAGAAAGTGCTCGACGCATCCAAGCCGGACGCTGGGGGCGCCGGCTGGGACATGGAGCTTCACGGGGTCGCCCACACACAACCATCGCACGTGGACCTCGACGTCGTGATTGAACGCATCGCGGGCTCCCAGGCGCTGAGCGTCGCGTGGGACGCGGAGGCGGAGACGGGGGAAAAGGGCGACAGCACCACGCCGAAGTCCGCGTCCGTGCGCATCATCGAGGTCCCGAGCGCGCCGCCCTGACCGCTCTCGGGCTCACAGGTGGGCGGCGCCCAGGATCCCCATGCCGTCGCCCAGCTCGCTGACCAGCAGTGGGAGCTCGGCGGTTGGCGCGCCGAATACGTTCGCGCGCAGCGCTTCGCGCAGGCTGGGTTCGATCAGCTCGAATGAGGCGCTGATACCGCCCGCGAACACCAGCGCTTCCAGGTCGAGGACCTTCTGGATCTGCGCCAGCCCGGTGCCGAGGGCGCGCCCCATGTCTCGGAAGACTTGCTGCGCGGCGGCGTCACCGGTCCTCGCGCGCGCCGCGATCTCTGCGGGCTCACTGCCCTCGCTGCCGCCGAGCTCGGCGTAACGGCGGAGCAGCGCACGCGTGCCGGCGTAACTCTCCATGCAACCGCGCAGTCCACACACACATTCGATTGCGGCGGCGGACGTGTCGATGGTGAGGTGGCCGATCTCGGCCGCAAAACCCTGGGCGCCGCGCCGCAATTTGCCGTCGACGACCAGGCCCCCGCCGATGCCGGTGCCGAGGGTCGCACAGACGAAGCTGCGATGTGTGCGACCATGACCAAAGAGCAGCTCTCCCAGCGCTGCGGTCGTCGCGTCGTTCTCGACGCTGACCGGGAGACCGACGCGCCGCTCGAGCTCGGCCTTCATGTTCACACCCTCGAACCCGGGCACGTTCGGCAGCCGATAACAACGTCCCTCGGCGTTCACCTCACCCGGAATGGCGACTCCGACGTGGGAGAAGTCAGCGCCGAGGTCGCGCGCCAGACCGGCGATCAGATCGAAGACCTGCGCCGGCTCGCTGCCCTTTGGGGTGTCGACGGTTCGCCGTTCGATGATCCTGCCGCCATCGACGCGACCTGCCTTGATGCGAGTGCCACCGAAGTCGACCCCGAGCCTCATGCGCTCGCGACCTTGTGCGCGGTCGAAGCCAAACAAAGCTCCAGGGGCTTGCCTAGCTCACGCTCGAGCAGCCGGCCTTTGCGACGGGCACCCCAGACCTCGAGCTCGGCGTCCCCTTGGTGGGTCACAGAGACGCGGAGTTTGCCCGCGAGCTCTTCCACCGTGACGGCGGAAACCAGCTGATGGTGGCTGCGGTCGAGACCGTCTGCCAGGCGCAAGATCCCCGACAGCACCCGCACCGCCTGCCGCCATCGCGTCGTCAGCGCGGCATAGTCCAGATCCCGGCGTCGAGGCCGCGCCTTGCGGTGGTAACGCGCGATCAGCGCGATGAGCTCTCGCTCGTCATCCGTGAAACCGCGCAGCTCACCGTTCCGGATGATGTAGGCCGCGTGGTGTTCGTGCCGTTCGTAGCCGATGAGCTGCCCCACGTCGTGCAAGATGCTGGCGTATTCGAGCAGCCGGCGTTCGTCGTCGCCCAGCCGATGCAGGTGCCGCGTCTGATCGAAGAGCGACAGCGCCAGGGTGGCCACGTGTTCCGGGTGTGGTCCGGACTGACCGCAGCGCCGCGCCAGCTCCATCACGCTGTGGCGCCGGATGTCCTTCACGACGTCGAACTGCCGAATCGAGTCGGCGCGGCTGTCGAGATAGTCGAGCACCAGACCCTCGCGCAGCGCCGCTTCACACAGTGTGATGCGGTCCTGTTTGGCCAGCTCGAGCAGGTTGCACAGGAGCACCGCCCCCACGTGGATGGAATCGGCGCGCTTCGCCTCGATGCCACCGATTAGCGCCCGCTCGGCCGGGCTTGCCGCGGTGAGCCGCTCCGATAGATCTTTCAGGTCGTCGAGGCGCACGATCTGCCCCGTGCCATTCGTCCAGGGCTCGCCGCCCTTCAGCCGGTGGGCAGCCTGGCCGAGCGCCAAGATGGTTCCACTCGTGCCGATCACCAGCTCGAACTGGGCTGCTCGTGCCTCGGTCAGCGCCTGCTCGGCGAGCTGACGGACGTGGTCGTCGAGGTCTTTCTTCTCACGCTTGCCCAGGGCCGCGCCGCCGCCGAACTGAGCGCGAAGGCGCTGCACGCCGAGCTTCAGGCTGCGCCCCAGCCACATCGAGCGGGCGTCCCCGACGATGGTCTCGACGCTGCCTCCGCCGATGTCGATGATCAACGCGCTGCGGTTGGCCAGATCGATGGCGTTGCGCACGGAGAGGTAGATGAAGCGCGCTTCCTCAGCTCCGCTGATCACCTGCGGGACGATGCCGGTGTGTTCGGCGATCGAGTACAAGAACTCGCCACCGTTGTCCGCCTCGCGCACTGCGGCGGTCGCCACGGCTCGGATGTCGGTCACTCCGTGGCGCAGCGCCAGCTTGTGAAACTTGGCGATGGCGCCGAGCCCACTCGCGATGGCTTCGTCCGTGAGACGTCCGTGGTCGAACACACTCTTGCCGAGAAAGACCATCTCCTTCTCGCGATCGAGGATCTCGAACGAGTGGTTGTCGCGGGTGCCCGCGACGATCATGTGAATCGAGTTACTTCCGATGTCGATCGCGGCGAGCTTCATGCTGTGCCTCGGCGCTCGGACAGCGCGTACTAGGGAGAGCGAGCTCTCAGTTTGCATGGCGCGCGGGTGAAGGTGCCGGCTCAATGTGACGGCAACGTGACGACCGCTCAGTACTACGAATGTGTTCAGGCTACCAGATGCGGGGATCCCCGGCGAAAGCCGGAGGTCTCGAGGCCGGGAACCGTCACGCCATGATGTATCCTCCCTGCCCATGCTCGATTGGGGCTCGGACCCCCGCGTACCGGAGCAGATCCCAGAGATCCTCGGTCGCTACGAAATTTTACTCCCCATCGCCAGTGGGGGGGTGGCGACCGTGTACCTGGCGAGCTCCACCGGGGCTGTGGGCTTCGAGCGCGACGTTGCCATCAAGCTCACCCATCGTCACCTGCGCGACAGCCCGGAGTTCTTCACGCAGCTGGTGGACGAGGCGCGCCTGGCGGGGAAGATCCACCACCCGAACGTGGTGAGTGTGCACGATGTCGGGCTCGCCGACCGCAGTGCGTTCATCGTCATGGACTACGTGGAGGGCGACTCGCTCGCCGCCGTCCAGCAGCTGCTGAAACATCAGGGTACACGCATGCCGCTCGGCATCGCGCTGAAGATCCTGGATGACGTGCTGGCGGGATTGCACGCGGCGCATGACCTGCGGGGTGATGACGGCTCGCTCCTGCACCTCGTGCACCGAGACGTCACGCCTCACAACATCCTGGTCGGTACCAACGGCGCCGCACGCCTCACCGATTTTGGCGTGGCCAAGGCCCGTGCGCGCTTGACCAAGACCATGCCGGGCTTCGTGAAGGGCAAAATCGCCTACATGTCGCCGGAGCAAGCTCAGGGCAAGGGCATCGATCGCACCGTGGACGTGTGGGCGGCGGGGGTCGTTGCCTGGGAGCTGATGTCCGGCACACGGTTGCACGACGGCACCAACGACCCCGTCGTGATGATGAGGATCGCACGCGAACCTCCGATGCGCCTGCGCCACGTGAGCCCCGAAGTGCCGCGGGAGCTGGATGCGGTTCTGGCGCGGGCGCTCTCGATGGACCCGCGCTCGCGACCGCCGTCGGCCGAGGCGCTCGCCGAGGCACTGCGCGCGGCGAGCGACGCTGCGGGGGTCGGGCGCGCCGACGCACGCGAGGTGAAGGATTTCTTGCTCGGGCTCGTCGGCCCCGAGCTGGAGGCACGCCGGGAAAAGGTCGCCAAGATTCGCGCCCTGCGCCGGCGGGTCGTGGATCTCGGTGCACAACCGTTCGAGCGTCGATCGCTCGGCACGCCGCCACCCACGAGGGCGACTGCCACCGTCGCCAGCGTTCCGCTCGCCGAGCAGCTCGAGCCGCCTGCACCCCACCGCGGCACGCCTGTCTCGACGCGCGAGCCCGGCGTCGGGACTGGGCCGCGGCGATTTGCAAAGATGAATACGGTCCTGGCGAAGCTCCTGACAGCGCCGCTCGTGTCGCGGGCGTGGGTCGTCGTTTCGGTCATGCCCGCGGTGTCGCTCGCGCTG
It encodes the following:
- a CDS encoding ROK family protein yields the protein MRLGVDFGGTRIKAGRVDGGRIIERRTVDTPKGSEPAQVFDLIAGLARDLGADFSHVGVAIPGEVNAEGRCYRLPNVPGFEGVNMKAELERRVGLPVSVENDATTAALGELLFGHGRTHRSFVCATLGTGIGGGLVVDGKLRRGAQGFAAEIGHLTIDTSAAAIECVCGLRGCMESYAGTRALLRRYAELGGSEGSEPAEIAARARTGDAAAQQVFRDMGRALGTGLAQIQKVLDLEALVFAGGISASFELIEPSLREALRANVFGAPTAELPLLVSELGDGMGILGAAHL
- a CDS encoding NAD(P)H-quinone oxidoreductase codes for the protein MKAVVFGEPGGPEVLELGDVPEPVPGEGQLSIDVRATALNRADLLQRRGVYPPPNGESEILGLECAGVVAAHGAGVSGPPLGTRVMALLAGGGYAERVVVPERMALPIPERLSFEEAAAIPEAFLTAQEALFTLGQLAAGGTVLIHAAAGGVGSAAVQLAHAQGARVLATAGSDEKLERVKGFGADVLINYKTQDFADVVREVTDGHGADVVLDFVGGTYWEKHASCLTVGGRVVVIGVLGGVMAEVNLAQLLKRRYQILGLVMRSRPVSDKVAISRTFARNWLPRFDDGSLKPVIDCVMPLAEARMAHERMEQNANVGKIVLSVP
- a CDS encoding serine/threonine protein kinase, with product MLDWGSDPRVPEQIPEILGRYEILLPIASGGVATVYLASSTGAVGFERDVAIKLTHRHLRDSPEFFTQLVDEARLAGKIHHPNVVSVHDVGLADRSAFIVMDYVEGDSLAAVQQLLKHQGTRMPLGIALKILDDVLAGLHAAHDLRGDDGSLLHLVHRDVTPHNILVGTNGAARLTDFGVAKARARLTKTMPGFVKGKIAYMSPEQAQGKGIDRTVDVWAAGVVAWELMSGTRLHDGTNDPVVMMRIAREPPMRLRHVSPEVPRELDAVLARALSMDPRSRPPSAEALAEALRAASDAAGVGRADAREVKDFLLGLVGPELEARREKVAKIRALRRRVVDLGAQPFERRSLGTPPPTRATATVASVPLAEQLEPPAPHRGTPVSTREPGVGTGPRRFAKMNTVLAKLLTAPLVSRAWVVVSVMPAVSLALGYVVAETQPSGTRVISSGPLVSGSAPTPARSVVAPAVPPSAAPERVLTPADLAVAPAADADAAAPLPLPSDGVITPFELGVEPSGTATPPGARPKRR
- a CDS encoding Ppx/GppA family phosphatase; amino-acid sequence: MKLAAIDIGSNSIHMIVAGTRDNHSFEILDREKEMVFLGKSVFDHGRLTDEAIASGLGAIAKFHKLALRHGVTDIRAVATAAVREADNGGEFLYSIAEHTGIVPQVISGAEEARFIYLSVRNAIDLANRSALIIDIGGGSVETIVGDARSMWLGRSLKLGVQRLRAQFGGGAALGKREKKDLDDHVRQLAEQALTEARAAQFELVIGTSGTILALGQAAHRLKGGEPWTNGTGQIVRLDDLKDLSERLTAASPAERALIGGIEAKRADSIHVGAVLLCNLLELAKQDRITLCEAALREGLVLDYLDSRADSIRQFDVVKDIRRHSVMELARRCGQSGPHPEHVATLALSLFDQTRHLHRLGDDERRLLEYASILHDVGQLIGYERHEHHAAYIIRNGELRGFTDDERELIALIARYHRKARPRRRDLDYAALTTRWRQAVRVLSGILRLADGLDRSHHQLVSAVTVEELAGKLRVSVTHQGDAELEVWGARRKGRLLERELGKPLELCLASTAHKVASA